One window of the Anolis sagrei isolate rAnoSag1 chromosome 5, rAnoSag1.mat, whole genome shotgun sequence genome contains the following:
- the PIGY gene encoding phosphatidylinositol N-acetylglucosaminyltransferase subunit Y produces MFLSLPTMTVLIPVLSLAGLFYSASVDENFPQGCTSTTSLCFYSLLLPVTIPVYVFFHLWTWMGLKLFRHN; encoded by the coding sequence ATGTTTCTGTCTCTGCCTACGATGACTGTACTCATCCCGGTGTTGTCTTTAGCTGGACTGTTTTATTCGGCCAGCGTTGATGAAAACTTCCCTCAGGGTTGCACAAGTACAACCAGCCTGTGTTTCTACAGCCTGCTGCTTCCAGTTACCATCCCAGTTTATGTGTTCTTCCACCTCTGGACCTGGATGGGCCTTAAACTCTTTCGCCACAACTAG
- the PYURF gene encoding protein preY, mitochondrial, with amino-acid sequence MPMLPLGFLRLSACVPLWRKGSRALFSTAAGNGGEGPEGEKQKPPFEASLLQVLVCPLSKKPLRYEESTNELINEELGIAYPITDGIPNMIPQAARMIGKDKQEGEPERT; translated from the exons ATGCCGATGCTGCCTCTGGGTTTCCTGCGCCTCTCCGCTTGCGTTCCGCTCTGGAGGAAAGGCTCTCGGGCTCTCTTCTCCACGGCGGCCGGGAACGGAGGCGAAGGCCCCGAGGGAGAGAAGCAGAAGCCGCCCTTCGAGGCCAGCCTCCTCCAGGTCCTCGTCTGCCCCTTGTCCAAGAAGCCGCTCAG GTATGAGGAGTCCACCAATGAATTAATCAACGAAGAGCTGGGCATTGCCTACCCCATCACTGACGGCATTCCTAATATGATCCCCCAGGCTGCCAGGATGATTGGCAAAGACAAGCAGGAAGGGGAACCTGAGCGGACCTAG